In Herpetosiphon gulosus, one genomic interval encodes:
- a CDS encoding permease, which yields MAVVSVDVQPKTQRKWLLFFAPLIGILGLWLASGWLVPSNLAPLTNKLQGLVTTFQGIFIEALPFLSAGVIVSVLIGEFVKPQHLASFVPQNAFGASIFGSLLGLLFPVCECGAIPTSRRLLRKGAPASMGIAFALAAPVVNPIVLISTSIAFGDVRWALARVSFTIIIALTIGLIIGAGIKREAILTPLSLTPDDEHDHSHCDHDHGACDHSHEQPKGRLAGLIAHGSVEFFEMAQYLVMGSLLAATMQTFIPQSALLTLNDSGIGFFAPLLGIVVLMLVAVLLSVCSTVDAFLALSFLGLFHPGAVMAFLVFGPMIDIKSTLMLTTTFRRSAVLAMVVLAALFAIIAGLISYVVLI from the coding sequence ATGGCTGTTGTCAGTGTCGATGTTCAACCCAAAACCCAACGTAAATGGCTACTGTTTTTCGCGCCGCTGATTGGTATTTTAGGCCTGTGGCTGGCCAGTGGCTGGCTTGTACCAAGCAATTTAGCCCCATTGACCAACAAGCTTCAAGGCTTAGTTACCACCTTTCAAGGGATTTTTATCGAAGCCTTGCCCTTTTTGAGTGCTGGGGTGATTGTTTCAGTATTAATTGGCGAGTTTGTCAAACCACAGCATTTGGCTAGTTTTGTGCCGCAAAATGCTTTTGGAGCTTCAATTTTTGGCTCACTCTTGGGCTTGCTATTTCCAGTCTGCGAGTGTGGGGCGATTCCAACCAGTCGGCGTTTGTTGCGCAAAGGCGCACCAGCCTCAATGGGAATTGCCTTTGCCTTAGCGGCTCCTGTGGTCAATCCGATTGTGCTGATCTCAACTTCGATTGCCTTTGGTGATGTGCGTTGGGCCTTGGCGCGGGTTAGTTTTACGATTATCATCGCCTTGACGATTGGCTTGATTATTGGAGCTGGAATTAAGCGTGAAGCAATTCTAACGCCACTTTCATTAACTCCTGATGATGAGCATGATCATAGCCATTGTGACCATGACCATGGCGCTTGCGACCATTCCCATGAACAACCTAAGGGGCGTTTGGCTGGCTTGATTGCTCACGGTAGCGTTGAGTTTTTTGAAATGGCCCAATATTTGGTGATGGGTTCGTTACTCGCGGCAACGATGCAAACCTTCATTCCCCAATCGGCCTTGCTAACCCTAAATGATAGTGGTATCGGCTTTTTTGCCCCGTTGTTGGGGATTGTGGTGTTGATGCTGGTGGCAGTGCTGCTTTCAGTTTGTTCCACGGTTGATGCCTTTTTGGCCTTATCGTTCCTTGGTTTGTTCCATCCTGGTGCGGTCATGGCCTTTTTGGTCTTTGGCCCGATGATTGATATTAAAAGTACCTTGATGCTGACCACCACCTTCCGCCGCTCGGCGGTGTTGGCGATGGTTGTGTTGGCGGCCTTATTTGCGATTATTGCTGGCTTGATCAGCTATGTTGTTTTGATCTGA
- a CDS encoding helix-turn-helix transcriptional regulator: MIEGILSNRIRLLRFINGEMTQADLGQRIGVTRQTIAAIEAGKYAPTLEAAFRIAHVFQVPLDEVFQWIPQDGAGIQYEG, encoded by the coding sequence ATGATCGAGGGCATCCTATCTAACCGAATCCGTCTGCTACGCTTTATTAATGGCGAAATGACCCAAGCCGATCTCGGCCAGCGCATCGGCGTTACCCGCCAGACGATTGCGGCGATCGAAGCAGGCAAATACGCCCCAACCTTAGAAGCAGCCTTCCGGATTGCCCATGTCTTTCAAGTGCCCTTGGATGAAGTGTTTCAGTGGATACCACAGGATGGCGCAGGCATACAGTATGAGGGCTAA
- a CDS encoding alpha/beta hydrolase — MSTPKPIVYTRMLLGLLLISISFGLGLPRIAAQAPHSEDAERLTSTDWTAIQSLLAPTTAITGSKFQAGYLKAAQVSTGATFGTSVAVSGDTVVVGVPAESSSLAGVQNTATPIINGLASQAGAAYVFVRGNAGWQQQAYLKASEVSANDRFGWSVAISGDTIVVGSPYESSSTAGVQNTATPSVDNAVNSAGAAYVFVRTGSNWSQQSYLKASQVTIGDWFGWSVDLEANTIVVGAYGEDSNIVGVQNSATPTVNETATAAGAAYVFVRTDTNWSQQSYLKAAQISNDDVFGWSVAVAGDTVIVGAPGEDSSHTGVQNSATALVNEAALAAGAVFVFARSGPIWSPQVFVKASQVTPGDQFGFNLAIAGNTIVVGAPYEDSSTSGVQHGASPSVDELSSFAGAAFVYTQNAGVWSQQAYLKASNVAEGDRFGMSVAIDANTIVIGAPEEDSGIAGVQNSAQPSADETAIQAGAAYVYAHNGTTWSQQSYLKASQVSTGDYFGRGVGVAGDMLVIGIPLEDSASSGIQNSATPTVDELAADSGAALIIDTAYRSYSPLVQRMTLLALLTVNAASIPTRAVTQQGEVFASFTATLPATIPAGGHIYLSASPSSLQPTLVDDRIIIRDGANVIFQHTYDIASNGELVELPWEVINAASGHTLTITFVDVSAGLVGSTPIYLIWLAE, encoded by the coding sequence ATGAGCACACCAAAACCAATCGTCTATACCCGTATGCTGCTTGGATTGTTGTTGATCAGCATCAGTTTTGGCCTTGGATTGCCCCGAATCGCCGCCCAAGCTCCACATTCTGAGGACGCAGAGCGCTTAACCTCAACCGATTGGACGGCAATTCAAAGCCTGCTTGCACCAACCACGGCGATCACTGGCTCCAAATTTCAAGCTGGCTATTTGAAGGCTGCACAAGTCTCTACTGGCGCGACCTTTGGCACGAGTGTGGCAGTCTCTGGTGATACGGTGGTAGTCGGTGTTCCAGCCGAATCCAGCAGTTTGGCGGGCGTGCAAAATACGGCTACGCCGATTATCAATGGCTTGGCTTCGCAAGCGGGTGCTGCTTATGTGTTTGTGCGTGGGAATGCTGGCTGGCAGCAACAGGCCTACCTCAAAGCCTCTGAGGTTAGCGCCAACGATCGATTTGGCTGGAGCGTGGCGATCTCTGGCGATACGATTGTGGTTGGCTCGCCCTATGAGAGTAGCAGCACCGCTGGAGTGCAAAATACTGCCACACCGAGCGTCGATAATGCAGTTAATAGTGCTGGTGCAGCCTATGTGTTTGTGCGCACGGGCTCGAATTGGAGTCAGCAAAGTTATCTTAAGGCCTCGCAAGTTACAATTGGCGATTGGTTTGGCTGGAGCGTGGATTTAGAAGCAAACACAATTGTCGTTGGAGCCTATGGTGAGGATAGTAACATCGTTGGGGTGCAAAATAGTGCTACCCCAACGGTCAATGAAACGGCTACCGCAGCGGGTGCAGCCTATGTGTTTGTACGCACTGACACGAATTGGAGCCAGCAAAGTTATCTCAAAGCTGCCCAAATTAGTAATGACGATGTGTTTGGGTGGAGTGTCGCAGTGGCTGGCGATACGGTGATTGTTGGTGCGCCAGGTGAGGATAGTAGCCATACTGGAGTGCAAAATAGTGCTACCGCCTTGGTCAATGAGGCGGCTTTGGCAGCAGGCGCAGTTTTTGTATTTGCCCGCAGCGGCCCAATTTGGAGTCCACAAGTCTTTGTTAAGGCCTCGCAGGTTACACCTGGCGATCAGTTTGGCTTTAATCTGGCGATCGCTGGCAATACGATCGTGGTTGGCGCTCCCTACGAAGATTCGAGTACTTCAGGCGTGCAGCATGGCGCTAGCCCAAGCGTTGATGAGCTATCATCGTTCGCCGGAGCCGCCTTTGTTTATACCCAGAACGCAGGAGTATGGAGCCAACAAGCCTACCTCAAAGCGTCGAATGTCGCGGAGGGTGATCGTTTTGGCATGAGTGTAGCGATTGATGCTAATACGATTGTGATTGGTGCACCTGAAGAGGATAGCGGGATTGCTGGTGTCCAAAATAGTGCACAACCCAGTGCCGATGAGACCGCCATCCAAGCGGGAGCCGCCTATGTGTATGCCCACAATGGCACGACATGGAGCCAACAAAGTTATCTCAAGGCTTCGCAGGTTTCGACCGGCGATTATTTTGGGCGCGGGGTTGGGGTTGCAGGCGATATGTTGGTGATTGGGATTCCGCTTGAAGATAGCGCTAGCAGCGGTATTCAAAATAGTGCTACGCCAACTGTCGATGAACTTGCTGCTGATTCGGGCGCGGCTCTAATTATTGATACAGCCTATCGTTCGTATAGCCCGTTGGTTCAGCGGATGACGCTGCTAGCTTTGCTGACAGTTAATGCAGCTAGCATTCCTACCCGTGCAGTGACGCAACAGGGTGAAGTATTTGCAAGCTTCACGGCAACGTTGCCTGCCACGATTCCGGCTGGTGGTCATATTTATCTTTCGGCTAGTCCTAGCTCGTTGCAACCAACCTTGGTCGATGATCGGATTATCATTCGCGATGGAGCCAATGTGATTTTTCAACATACCTATGATATTGCTAGTAATGGCGAGCTGGTTGAACTTCCGTGGGAAGTTATTAATGCGGCCAGCGGCCATACCCTGACGATCACTTTTGTTGATGTTTCGGCAGGGCTAGTTGGGTCAACCCCGATCTATCTGATTTGGCTGGCTGAGTAG
- a CDS encoding tetratricopeptide repeat protein: MQFCFFGLVRATFNDQPLQFRSNKVRALLALIWLDPRRQWARDQLASLLWEDYSSSKARTNLRVTFSQLQHSLHPLYQAFPERAPLLIADRARIVLQAQTWPELQVDVWRFDQAIAAYHAHNHEHGVICVTCLEQLTGAVGLYQGDLLTPFAIEASSGFDAWLERQREARHRQLILAYDVLADSALRMRDFHEVQRLSTAQLVHLPWHEQAHRRLMISFAELGHQSLLREQYLLCQRTLERELGIGPDPETQALYQRLINASATSPLPNPTLQTLPELSKALIGRTHELALLHSLIEQKQQRLVTLLGLGGIGKTTLALAYAHAAQAAFEAVWFVSFVGSAGESLASDHHRISATIATTLGLSQQLHTPQAALLHYLGQRSVLLVLDNLEHLVHEAMDLQAILDVCPHVVLLVTSREPLNIQAEQRLQLHGLALANADQTFATSAQLFLARGTNATRQMLADPASLEWIDRICRMLDGNPLAIELAARWVHYLGLDEIATAIEQDMDFLQTSVRDLPDRHRSMRAVFDGSWRLLSRHEQRVLSQASLLRGSWSLAAMRSIIGVAHLTVRDLIDKSWLAQDAGRYSMHRLIQQYAAEQLQPMPTTAMTTTKRHSVYYLALVRRHTLALSGSQPQASIRLLRDDLDNIRQAWLWALEHGATHLVHASLAGLSQLYDLMGLYHEAIRVLQTSISQIQRQPTSLQQQRLLMRLTIALASHFNAAADYRTAEQVGQQALDLAQTLDLPQYIAACLLQIGIAQRNYGQFAAAEQSLQRSIAIAQTLPLKQVYAHALRSLGFLAYLQGNYAMALRYHEQALAFYRLLHDQRSINLAQNTLALIALAQGDPQHAWDQLAAILTRCQVLEDGWGEALTLNNLGAVVQAQGDPVRAIDYYQKALSIRQRIGDRWGEGISLSNLAAAWHEQADYQTAYQITIQAIQHTTAIHDLPTKAYALATLSQILRALGDQTGAAAAQSEAVTLRTQLGQTHLLAETID; encoded by the coding sequence ATGCAGTTTTGTTTTTTTGGCCTTGTGCGTGCCACATTCAACGATCAACCGCTACAATTTCGCTCGAATAAAGTTCGGGCACTTTTGGCGCTTATTTGGCTTGATCCACGTCGCCAGTGGGCGCGTGATCAGCTGGCAAGCTTGCTTTGGGAAGATTATTCGAGTAGCAAAGCTCGTACCAATTTGCGTGTAACCTTCTCGCAATTACAACACAGCCTGCATCCGTTGTATCAGGCCTTTCCTGAGCGTGCGCCGTTGTTGATCGCTGATCGGGCGCGGATTGTGCTGCAAGCCCAAACATGGCCTGAACTTCAGGTCGATGTCTGGCGTTTTGATCAAGCGATCGCCGCCTACCACGCCCATAACCATGAGCATGGAGTGATATGTGTTACTTGTCTTGAACAATTAACTGGCGCAGTTGGGTTGTATCAGGGCGATTTGTTGACTCCCTTTGCGATTGAGGCGAGTAGTGGATTTGATGCTTGGCTGGAACGGCAGCGCGAGGCGCGGCATCGACAATTAATCTTGGCCTACGATGTTTTAGCCGATTCGGCCCTGCGAATGCGCGATTTTCATGAGGTTCAGCGGCTTTCAACTGCCCAATTGGTGCATTTACCATGGCATGAGCAGGCCCATCGCCGCTTGATGATCAGTTTTGCCGAGTTGGGCCATCAGAGTCTGTTGCGTGAGCAGTATTTGTTATGCCAACGAACGCTTGAGCGCGAACTGGGGATCGGCCCTGATCCCGAGACTCAAGCGCTTTATCAGCGTTTAATCAATGCTTCTGCCACTTCGCCCCTGCCTAATCCAACGCTGCAAACCTTGCCTGAACTAAGCAAAGCGCTGATTGGGCGAACCCATGAATTGGCGCTTTTGCACAGCTTAATTGAGCAAAAACAGCAACGTTTGGTGACCTTGCTCGGTTTAGGGGGCATTGGCAAAACAACCTTAGCTTTGGCCTATGCTCATGCTGCCCAAGCGGCCTTTGAAGCAGTTTGGTTTGTGAGTTTTGTGGGTAGTGCTGGCGAATCACTCGCATCCGATCACCATCGAATTAGTGCAACCATCGCGACGACGCTAGGCTTATCGCAACAACTGCATACGCCCCAAGCAGCATTGCTGCATTATTTGGGGCAGCGCTCGGTCTTATTGGTTTTGGATAATCTTGAGCATCTGGTCCATGAAGCCATGGATCTTCAAGCGATCCTTGATGTTTGTCCCCATGTGGTGTTATTGGTAACCTCACGCGAGCCACTTAATATCCAAGCTGAGCAGCGGCTACAACTGCATGGCTTGGCGTTGGCAAATGCTGATCAAACGTTTGCCACAAGTGCTCAATTATTTCTGGCACGTGGAACCAACGCTACCCGCCAAATGTTGGCCGATCCTGCCAGCTTGGAATGGATCGATCGGATTTGTCGCATGCTTGATGGTAATCCGTTGGCAATTGAATTGGCCGCTCGTTGGGTGCACTATCTTGGGTTGGATGAAATTGCCACAGCGATTGAGCAGGATATGGATTTTCTGCAAACCAGCGTGCGCGATTTGCCCGACCGTCATCGCAGCATGCGGGCCGTGTTTGATGGCTCGTGGCGGTTGCTTTCGCGCCACGAACAGCGAGTGCTCAGTCAGGCTAGTTTGTTGCGGGGCAGTTGGTCGCTGGCGGCGATGCGTAGCATTATTGGGGTAGCGCACTTAACGGTGCGCGATTTGATTGATAAAAGTTGGTTGGCTCAAGATGCAGGTCGCTACTCGATGCATCGGTTGATCCAACAGTATGCCGCTGAACAATTGCAGCCCATGCCAACGACTGCTATGACTACGACCAAACGGCATAGTGTTTACTACCTTGCCCTTGTTCGTCGGCATACGCTAGCGCTTAGTGGCTCGCAACCACAAGCAAGCATTCGGCTTTTACGCGACGATCTTGATAATATTCGTCAGGCATGGCTTTGGGCGCTGGAACATGGCGCGACCCATTTGGTCCATGCAAGTCTTGCTGGTTTATCGCAGCTCTACGATCTTATGGGCTTGTATCACGAAGCAATTCGCGTGCTGCAAACCAGCATTAGCCAAATTCAACGCCAACCAACCAGCCTTCAGCAACAGCGTTTGCTGATGCGCTTGACAATTGCACTGGCTAGCCATTTTAATGCAGCAGCAGATTATCGCACTGCCGAGCAGGTTGGGCAACAGGCCTTGGATTTAGCTCAAACGCTTGATCTGCCGCAGTATATAGCCGCCTGTTTGTTGCAAATTGGCATCGCGCAACGCAACTATGGCCAGTTTGCTGCCGCCGAACAAAGCCTTCAGCGCTCGATTGCGATTGCCCAAACGTTGCCGTTGAAACAGGTCTATGCCCATGCGCTGCGTAGTTTGGGCTTTTTGGCCTATCTGCAAGGCAATTATGCTATGGCGTTGCGCTACCACGAGCAGGCGTTGGCGTTTTATAGGTTGCTTCACGATCAACGGAGTATCAATTTAGCCCAGAATACCTTGGCCTTAATCGCGCTTGCCCAGGGCGATCCCCAACATGCTTGGGATCAATTGGCGGCGATTTTGACGCGTTGTCAAGTGCTTGAGGATGGTTGGGGCGAGGCGTTGACCCTGAATAATCTGGGTGCTGTGGTGCAAGCTCAAGGTGATCCAGTTCGTGCGATCGATTATTATCAAAAGGCATTAAGTATTCGCCAACGGATTGGTGATCGTTGGGGTGAGGGCATTAGCCTAAGCAACTTGGCGGCGGCGTGGCACGAGCAGGCAGATTACCAAACTGCTTATCAAATCACAATTCAAGCCATTCAGCATACCACGGCGATTCACGATCTGCCGACGAAAGCTTATGCCTTGGCCACCCTCAGCCAGATTTTGCGAGCACTTGGTGATCAAACTGGAGCAGCTGCCGCTCAAAGCGAGGCCGTGACGCTGCGCACCCAGCTTGGGCAAACCCATCTGTTGGCGGAAACTATCGATTAA
- a CDS encoding TIGR03943 family protein yields MMQRQVLERWLSVGVMFGLGAMIIYKWQTNRLNLYIHPRYTGLLVATAVVLLLAAVGMALTKAPAIPKRMLALLTIPVAFAVLVPARPLGANLVSGKALNANSSDNLLARWKTNLSDDSKSWTLLEWTTAVRQSDLEVLRDKQAAFEGFVYRTPDLPADEVLVGRYVVTCCTADGTALSLRVKANNGADFSNDQWVRVEGTFVPAEINGSVVPQIAGTLVPIEMPSSPYLYP; encoded by the coding sequence ATGATGCAACGTCAGGTGCTTGAGCGCTGGCTTTCGGTTGGAGTAATGTTCGGGCTGGGAGCCATGATTATCTACAAGTGGCAAACTAACCGCTTGAATTTGTATATTCACCCACGTTATACTGGCTTATTAGTTGCAACGGCGGTAGTGCTGTTGTTGGCGGCAGTCGGCATGGCCTTGACCAAAGCGCCAGCTATTCCTAAACGCATGTTGGCATTATTGACCATTCCAGTGGCCTTTGCCGTGCTTGTGCCGGCCCGCCCGCTGGGGGCAAATCTGGTCTCTGGTAAGGCTTTGAATGCCAATTCGAGTGATAATTTGCTGGCACGTTGGAAAACTAATTTATCCGATGATAGCAAAAGTTGGACATTACTCGAATGGACAACCGCAGTGCGGCAGAGCGATCTTGAAGTGCTGCGTGATAAACAGGCTGCCTTTGAAGGCTTTGTTTATCGTACCCCCGATTTGCCTGCTGATGAAGTGCTGGTTGGTCGTTATGTTGTAACCTGCTGCACCGCCGATGGTACGGCCTTGTCGTTGCGGGTCAAGGCTAACAACGGCGCAGATTTTAGCAATGATCAATGGGTGCGGGTTGAAGGAACCTTTGTGCCAGCCGAAATTAATGGCTCGGTTGTGCCCCAAATTGCTGGAACTTTAGTGCCAATCGAGATGCCTAGCTCACCATATTTGTATCCATAA